Proteins from a single region of Actinomycetota bacterium:
- a CDS encoding hydroxyacid dehydrogenase, with the protein MTRILNVEPKGYSAAARSILAEAGEVVDGELTRTELLENLDGFDVLVVRLGHTVDREVIDAAPRLRAVVTATTGLDHVDVSYAEARGVAVLSLAGETEFLRGITATAEHTWALLLALVRRIPAAVQSVAAGRWDRDAFRGRQLSGKGLGVVGLGRVGRQVAGYGVVFGMSVVAFDPAADDIPESVLRADTLPYLLGGADVLTLHVPLRADTAGMIGDSELALLPDGALLVNTSRGEVVDQDALLRALRGGRLAGAALDVVEGERDEASRASSPLLAYAREYVNLIVTPHLGGATVESMEATEVFMARKLVAFLGSARGPAGEPVRQGGT; encoded by the coding sequence GGTGGACGGGGAGCTCACCCGGACGGAGCTCCTGGAGAACCTGGACGGGTTCGACGTCCTGGTGGTGCGGCTGGGGCACACGGTGGACCGTGAGGTCATCGACGCCGCCCCACGCCTGCGGGCCGTCGTCACGGCCACCACCGGGCTGGACCACGTGGACGTCTCCTACGCCGAGGCCCGCGGGGTGGCCGTCCTCAGCCTGGCCGGCGAGACGGAGTTCCTCCGTGGCATCACGGCCACCGCCGAGCACACCTGGGCGCTGCTCCTCGCGCTGGTCAGGAGGATCCCGGCCGCCGTTCAATCCGTGGCGGCGGGCCGGTGGGACCGGGACGCGTTCCGGGGCCGGCAGCTGTCGGGGAAGGGGCTGGGCGTGGTGGGCCTGGGGCGGGTGGGGCGGCAGGTGGCCGGCTACGGGGTCGTGTTCGGGATGTCCGTGGTGGCGTTCGACCCGGCAGCCGACGACATCCCCGAGAGCGTGCTCCGCGCGGACACGCTCCCTTACCTTTTGGGCGGCGCGGACGTCCTGACCCTGCACGTCCCCCTTCGCGCCGACACCGCCGGGATGATCGGTGACTCCGAGCTGGCGTTGCTGCCCGACGGCGCCCTCCTGGTGAACACGTCGCGGGGCGAGGTGGTGGACCAGGACGCCCTGCTGCGGGCGCTGCGGGGCGGCCGCCTGGCCGGGGCCGCCCTGGACGTGGTGGAGGGGGAGCGCGACGAGGCCTCCCGTGCCTCCAGCCCCCTGCTGGCGTACGCCCGCGAATACGTCAACCTGATCGTGACGCCGCACCTGGGCGGCGCCACCGTGGAGTCCATGGAGGCGACGGAAGTGTTCATGGCTCGTAAGCTGGTCGCCTTTCTCGGCAGCGCCCGCGGCCCGGCCGGCGAACCGGTGAGACAAGGAGGGACGTGA